Below is a genomic region from Lampris incognitus isolate fLamInc1 chromosome 2, fLamInc1.hap2, whole genome shotgun sequence.
GCACAGTGGCTACACGGAGTCAGAAACAACTTCCTGTTATTTTGGTATGCACTTTTAAAAAGAATGGTTGCAACACTTAAATGTAATTCATGTATGCTACCAGACAGATTTATGAGACTTGGTAAGACCCAAGACCCAAGTGTGAAGGCACTCTGTCCCACATCAACCccttttcctcctccctccttccACCAATCCCATGTCCCTCCACCCGTCTCTTCCTCTCTTAATAAAAGGCTTCCGGCCGGTTGGCTGCCTGTACAGTAGAGACCTTGTTTGTCTCCAGTGTCTGTTACACTGCACCCACTTAGTTAATCCCCATTGTCCAGTCAGGCCTCATTATTTTAGATACTTGATATGAATGAAGGggaatgagccccccccccccccggaaaggaAATGACCTGCTTGTCTGAACAGGAATCGGGCCACGGCTGCACAGCAGGACAACACCAACTCTATTTGCATGCTACGcacatgttctctctctcacacatacacacacacacacacagagcagatcACAATTTCCCTTTTGACACATACGTGTGCATTCATAAATCTCTTGCACTTCGGTgactttcccttttttttcccccacatggTGATTATCTGTTCTTTGAACAGCCCTCATACTTTCAGCGGAGCTGTTGATTTTTCTGTGGGACAGCTTGagttgatcgtgtgtgtgtgtttgtgtgtgtgtgtgtgggtgggggggggctagtTAGTCTTTCCTGAGGCTGTCCTCCATTTCTTATCAGCAACGATTAATCAGAAGGAATCCCATCTGAACAGGAGGAATGAATTAAAAAAAGCTGGTGGGGTAGTTAGTGGGGGTTGGAGAAGAATGgggtagttgggggggggggcattcacaaTATGAGGGCGTTTTTCCTCCTCACCTCAAGCTGTGGAGACGGAAGAGCCGGAAGGACAGAACATTCCGGTCACCACCAATATCCACGTTATTTCCAATATCCTGAGCtccatcacacacatgcacacacacacgcatgcacacacgcacacatacacttgAGCCTCCTGACAAATAAAAGGAGATTCCCATCTCAGCGCTTTTCATTTTGACCCCCCTCTTCCCCTCTCATTGTTCCCTACACCTCCCCACACCCCTTCCAATGCAAATGTCATCACCGCCCACTATAAATACACCTATTCTTCTATCCCTTCCTGCACCGTCACACAGAGACCTTTGCTGATGCAGGCAGGCATTTCAGGATCTTGTCCAGTTTAGTCCCAGGATGATTCTTTTGCCTCATCCTCATCTGAAACGGAGGTCACACAGTTCAGttccccttcttcttctcctgctgTTCGCTGGGCCAGGTGGCACGTCGGTGCTTGGCCCCAGTGCCAGTAGAGTCAGAACTGAGGCAGAGCCTAGGACACGATCTGGAGTAAAAGCAAGGGAAGGCGACCAAGTAAAGGTTAAGGCCGACGGTGAGTACATACATGAAGATACCGGTGTTCTTAGACCAGGGACTCCtgtgggagaggagaggggagtttGGGGAGAGCCCAGTGCCGACTTTGGGCCTGTCCTTCCCTCAGCTGGAGCTGGGCAGTGGGAGCCTCGGATCTCCTCTCGCTGCATGCCGGTACCCTCCGGCATGGCCTTGTGCCAGGGCATCGGCTATAACACCATGAGGATACCCAACTTACTGGGCCATGAGACTCCGACGGAGGCCGTCCAGCAGAGTGCCAGCTGGCTGCCACTGCTGGCCAGGGAGTGTCATCCGGATGCTCGCATCTTCCTCTGCTCTCTCTTCGCCCCCATCTGCCTGGACCGGTGAGTAGACACACGGTGCTTTGCTCATTTTGTGTTGCCTTTGAGATAGGTCAGATCAGTTATGCCTGGGTGTCATCTACATATAGGCCCCTAAGATTTCTGCAATGTGGAAAACACATATGGATTCACAGAATGGAGACATAACAATGAATTTCAGATATAAACACAGAAGCGCATGGAATTTGGGGGAGATTATTACAAAG
It encodes:
- the LOC130106924 gene encoding secreted frizzled-related protein 2 isoform X2, with product MILLPHPHLKRRSHSSVPLLLLLLFAGPGGTSVLGPSASRVRTEAEPRTRSGVKAREGDQVKVKADGEYIHEDTGVLRPGTPVGEERGVWGEPSADFGPVLPSAGAGQWEPRISSRCMPVPSGMALCQGIGYNTMRIPNLLGHETPTEAVQQSASWLPLLARECHPDARIFLCSLFAPICLDRFVSPCRSLCESVRDSCAPIMGCYGYPWPQILRCDQFPADHLLCISSITNTSVTTGGRRVVKLRLTRLKFSPISLAQFSLASKLEVLKHGPLLGGQIRSRIELWLERDATCVRNMTRHQPQGGTFLVTGTVQGDRLVVNKVFAWQRRDKHLMAAARKWKRHQCRS